A stretch of the Tissierellales bacterium genome encodes the following:
- a CDS encoding deaminase — protein sequence MERRDKVNYYLDIAQVVLKRGTCLRRNFGAIIVKNDEIISTGYTGAPRGRKNCSDLKFCRREQLNVPRGTHYELCRSVHAEANCIISAARKDMIGSTLYLVGVDQKTGKFVENANSCSMCKRLIINAGIEKVIIRDTLNDYRVINVQDWVENDDSLSEELGY from the coding sequence ATGGAAAGACGAGATAAAGTAAATTATTATTTAGATATTGCACAAGTCGTGCTGAAACGGGGTACATGCCTTAGAAGAAACTTTGGAGCTATTATTGTAAAAAATGATGAAATTATTTCTACTGGTTATACTGGGGCCCCTAGAGGTAGAAAAAACTGTAGTGATTTAAAATTTTGCAGAAGAGAACAGTTAAATGTTCCTAGAGGAACTCACTATGAACTTTGTCGTTCAGTTCATGCAGAAGCTAATTGTATCATATCTGCAGCTAGAAAGGATATGATAGGATCCACTCTCTACCTTGTGGGCGTAGATCAAAAAACAGGTAAATTTGTTGAAAATGCTAATTCTTGCTCTATGTGTAAAAGACTTATAATAAACGCTGGAATTGAAAAAGTTATAATAAGAGATACATTAAATGATTATAGAGTTATCAATGTCCAAGACTGGGTTGAAAATGATGACTCCCTTTCAGAAGAATTAGGGTACTAG
- a CDS encoding uroporphyrinogen decarboxylase family protein, whose product MLKDSMTPIERAKALSKGLRVDRLPCNPNVANGVARIYGCKISEFNTDGKTLAKAQIAAYRKFGYDGVRVFTDLFTWAEAMGAKVKLPEDYTADIVGPAIENLEDVNKLEPADPYKDGRLPVHIEAMNYLIDEVGQEVPCSGGIVGPFTNAFFLVGVEKMTRLMFKEPEIVHKLCEISLQTSINYTQAIIDCGLTPTISEPMSSCTVVSPKHFREFSLPYLRKLVEYITSQEKGVTLHICGKTDAIWEDVVSTGITGLSIDNVASLEDCKNTIGDKVKVMGNVDPASIMYLGIVDDVKRGVIKGVKEAYNSQKGYVIMSGCSLPVETPLENIEAMMDITREIGYPVKEEKLEKLLANL is encoded by the coding sequence ATGCTAAAAGATAGTATGACTCCAATAGAAAGAGCAAAAGCATTAAGTAAAGGTCTAAGGGTAGATAGATTACCTTGTAATCCTAATGTGGCTAACGGCGTTGCCAGAATTTATGGATGCAAAATTTCTGAATTTAATACAGATGGCAAGACTTTAGCCAAAGCACAAATAGCTGCTTATAGAAAATTTGGTTATGATGGAGTAAGAGTTTTTACAGATTTATTTACTTGGGCAGAAGCTATGGGTGCTAAAGTAAAATTACCAGAAGATTATACAGCAGATATTGTTGGGCCTGCAATAGAGAACTTAGAAGACGTAAATAAATTGGAACCGGCAGATCCATATAAGGATGGGAGATTACCAGTTCATATTGAAGCTATGAACTACTTAATAGATGAAGTGGGACAAGAAGTTCCTTGTTCTGGTGGAATAGTTGGACCTTTTACAAATGCATTTTTTCTAGTTGGTGTAGAAAAGATGACGAGACTTATGTTTAAAGAACCAGAAATTGTTCATAAACTATGTGAAATTTCCCTTCAAACATCAATTAATTATACACAGGCAATTATAGATTGTGGCTTAACACCAACGATTTCTGAACCTATGTCGTCGTGTACAGTAGTCAGTCCAAAACATTTTAGAGAGTTTTCTTTACCTTATCTTAGGAAGTTAGTTGAATATATAACTTCTCAAGAAAAGGGAGTAACTTTGCATATTTGCGGTAAGACAGATGCTATATGGGAAGATGTAGTAAGCACTGGTATAACAGGTCTTAGTATTGATAATGTGGCAAGTTTGGAAGATTGTAAAAATACTATTGGGGATAAAGTAAAGGTAATGGGAAATGTAGATCCAGCATCTATTATGTACTTAGGTATAGTAGATGATGTAAAAAGAGGAGTTATTAAAGGAGTTAAGGAAGCTTATAATTCACAGAAGGGATATGTGATTATGTCAGGTTGCAGTTTACCTGTAGAAACACCTTTAGAAAACATAGAAGCTATGATGGATATAACAAGAGAAATAGGTTATCCTGTAAAAGAAGAAAAGTTGGAAAAATTATTAGCAAATCTCTAA
- a CDS encoding uroporphyrinogen decarboxylase family protein, whose amino-acid sequence MENVDFKCASDNLEEIPEEVVKEIGIDFPEVHTEAEYIASLSKELKKYKEDILCRVPFCNTVEAEALGGKIKLGDSKTGPRVDKYAFNSIEEMLNIKDMELTKGRINEVLKAIEILKKDGEKVILNVEGPITIITSLIDSRIFYRGLRKNKDVVDEFLKVIEENTIKYINEGITRGADIISYGDPVGALNIVGPKVFKEVSGKAALNILKKIENNLDGSIISLCGQLSTAFQKMDLVKAHPVKFEKDITYGEAIDYVLQNRKDVNIIGHNCIKRTYLKLKNSTLWSVELI is encoded by the coding sequence ATGGAAAATGTAGACTTTAAATGTGCTTCAGATAATTTAGAAGAAATACCTGAAGAAGTTGTGAAAGAAATAGGGATTGATTTTCCAGAAGTTCATACAGAAGCAGAATATATAGCCTCTTTATCTAAAGAACTAAAAAAATATAAAGAAGATATTTTATGTAGAGTTCCTTTTTGTAATACTGTAGAGGCAGAAGCCTTAGGAGGAAAGATTAAACTAGGAGACTCTAAAACAGGTCCTAGGGTAGATAAATATGCATTTAATTCTATAGAAGAAATGTTGAATATAAAAGATATGGAATTAACTAAAGGACGAATAAATGAGGTATTGAAAGCAATAGAAATTTTGAAAAAAGATGGTGAAAAAGTTATATTGAATGTAGAAGGACCTATTACAATAATAACTTCATTAATAGATTCAAGAATTTTTTACAGGGGCCTAAGGAAAAATAAAGATGTAGTAGATGAGTTTTTAAAGGTTATTGAAGAAAATACTATTAAGTACATAAATGAAGGTATAACAAGAGGAGCTGACATAATATCCTATGGAGATCCAGTAGGAGCTTTAAATATTGTAGGGCCTAAAGTATTTAAAGAGGTTAGTGGAAAAGCTGCTCTTAATATTTTAAAGAAAATAGAGAATAATTTAGATGGCAGTATAATAAGCCTTTGTGGACAACTTTCTACGGCTTTTCAAAAAATGGATTTAGTTAAAGCTCATCCTGTAAAATTTGAAAAAGATATAACCTATGGTGAGGCTATTGACTATGTATTACAAAATAGAAAGGATGTTAATATTATAGGTCATAACTGCATAAAAAGAACGTATTTAAAGTTGAAAAATTCTACTCTTTGGTCTGTAGAATTAATATAA
- a CDS encoding ASKHA domain-containing protein, protein MNTVKIHGKDIEIQYEEGEKLLDILQDSEVPIESPCSGKGYCGKCKIQILEGKINGPKEEELKFLSKEEVEKGIRLSCFVYPESNLFVKFLDKKEINHKILSDGLIPYVELDPVIRKEIIDLEKPTLENSISYEELIEETIGSKLSYENPLLLKALSNACDEEKITLIYCEDKVIGIEPGDTKDKLYSVAVDIGTTTVVASLIDLNSGKEVGSESSVNPQKEYGLDVLSRIDFIKRKEKGLYLLQKAIVDCLNSLLEILCSKNNVDIENIYEIAVGANATMMHILLGVDTKTIGRSPYATIFSKEKKLLAECIGLKISPFGRLYCLPGVSSYIGADIVAGAVVADLKNTKDNVFFIDIGTNGEMILSEGGKLASCSCAAGPALEGANISCGMRAAEGAIEGVQFNENGVSLEIIGDTEPLGICGSGILEIMAELNKKGLIKKSGRLKKKEDLEKEGRPVLAQNLIEEDRKRKVIIHKSEDEIITISQGDIRQIQLAKGAISSGIYALTEFMGINIEELDSVVIAGQFGKHLKISSLTGVGIIPESLKDKVKYIGNSSKTGVMMCLLSRDARKEMENMAKDIDYFELSTKEGYEKLFTKCLSFE, encoded by the coding sequence ATGAATACAGTAAAAATACATGGAAAAGATATTGAGATTCAGTATGAAGAAGGAGAAAAGCTCTTAGATATATTGCAGGATAGTGAAGTCCCCATAGAAAGTCCCTGTAGTGGAAAAGGATATTGTGGGAAATGTAAAATTCAAATATTAGAAGGAAAGATAAATGGACCTAAAGAAGAAGAATTAAAATTTCTTTCTAAGGAAGAAGTAGAAAAGGGTATAAGACTTAGTTGTTTTGTCTATCCAGAAAGCAATTTATTTGTAAAGTTTTTAGATAAAAAAGAAATAAACCATAAAATTTTGTCTGATGGTTTAATTCCATATGTTGAATTAGATCCTGTAATAAGGAAAGAAATCATTGATCTAGAAAAGCCTACTTTAGAAAATAGTATTTCTTATGAAGAATTAATAGAAGAAACTATAGGAAGCAAACTAAGCTATGAAAATCCATTACTTTTAAAAGCACTATCTAATGCTTGTGATGAAGAGAAGATAACTTTAATTTATTGTGAAGATAAAGTCATAGGTATAGAACCTGGGGATACAAAAGATAAATTATATAGTGTTGCAGTAGATATTGGGACTACTACAGTAGTTGCCTCTCTTATAGATCTAAATAGTGGGAAGGAAGTTGGTTCCGAAAGTTCTGTAAACCCTCAAAAGGAATATGGACTTGATGTATTGTCTCGTATAGATTTTATAAAAAGAAAAGAGAAAGGTCTTTATTTATTGCAAAAAGCCATAGTAGATTGTTTGAATTCTTTATTAGAAATCTTATGTAGTAAAAATAATGTAGATATAGAAAATATTTATGAAATAGCTGTAGGGGCCAATGCAACAATGATGCATATATTACTAGGTGTAGATACTAAAACAATAGGAAGATCACCTTATGCAACAATTTTTTCTAAGGAGAAAAAACTATTAGCTGAATGTATAGGATTGAAGATATCACCTTTTGGAAGACTTTATTGTTTACCGGGAGTATCAAGCTATATAGGGGCAGATATTGTAGCAGGTGCTGTTGTAGCAGATTTAAAAAATACTAAAGACAATGTATTTTTTATAGATATTGGAACAAATGGAGAAATGATATTATCTGAAGGTGGAAAGTTAGCTTCTTGCTCCTGTGCAGCTGGGCCAGCCTTAGAGGGTGCAAATATATCTTGTGGTATGAGAGCAGCAGAAGGGGCAATAGAAGGTGTTCAATTTAATGAAAATGGAGTTTCTCTTGAAATAATAGGAGATACAGAACCTTTAGGTATATGTGGTAGTGGAATATTAGAGATAATGGCTGAATTAAATAAGAAAGGACTAATAAAGAAATCAGGAAGGTTAAAAAAGAAGGAAGATTTAGAAAAAGAAGGGCGACCTGTATTAGCTCAAAATTTAATTGAAGAGGATAGAAAAAGAAAAGTTATAATACATAAAAGTGAAGATGAAATAATAACCATATCCCAAGGAGATATACGACAAATTCAATTAGCTAAAGGTGCTATTTCTTCTGGGATTTACGCTCTTACAGAATTTATGGGAATAAACATAGAAGAGTTAGATAGCGTAGTCATAGCGGGACAGTTTGGAAAGCATTTAAAAATAAGCAGTCTAACTGGGGTTGGGATTATACCAGAAAGTTTAAAAGATAAGGTAAAATATATAGGTAACTCCTCTAAAACTGGTGTTATGATGTGTTTACTATCAAGAGATGCAAGAAAAGAAATGGAAAATATGGCAAAGGATATAGACTATTTTGAACTATCTACAAAAGAAGGTTATGAAAAATTATTTACTAAATGTTTAAGTTTTGAATAG
- a CDS encoding MtaA/CmuA family methyltransferase codes for MMDEPLSPKERLFRAINKEKIDRPPCICPGGMMNMIVEDVMDITGVKWPEAHSDSEMMAKLTMGVYENGGFENFGVPFCMTVEAESMGATVGLGTKVNEPRVTEYPIGSVVEWKNLKSIDTNEGRTKVVLDAIKILEDKKLEVPIIANLVGPVSTASSLMEPTTYYKELRRKPKEAHEFMEFVTKNLIIFAKAQIKAGADIIAISDPSGTGEILGPQLFLEFTIPYLNKIVEEVKEEVPGGIIIHICGKLRSIYGELNLLESEVISFDSITSVREVANNVGENKAVMGNVSTLAIERGNLDNIKKLANGCIRNGVDILSPACGIGAKTKLENIKLLVETAREANSKAAL; via the coding sequence ATGATGGATGAACCGTTATCTCCAAAGGAAAGGCTATTTAGAGCTATAAATAAAGAAAAAATAGATCGTCCTCCATGTATCTGCCCCGGAGGAATGATGAATATGATAGTCGAAGATGTAATGGATATTACGGGAGTGAAATGGCCAGAAGCTCATAGTGATTCAGAAATGATGGCAAAACTGACTATGGGAGTTTATGAAAATGGGGGATTTGAAAACTTTGGGGTACCATTCTGTATGACTGTAGAAGCTGAATCTATGGGAGCAACAGTAGGATTAGGAACAAAAGTAAATGAACCGAGAGTAACTGAGTATCCAATAGGTTCCGTTGTAGAGTGGAAAAATCTTAAATCTATAGATACAAATGAAGGAAGAACAAAGGTAGTTTTAGATGCTATTAAAATACTTGAGGATAAAAAATTAGAAGTTCCTATTATAGCTAATTTAGTAGGGCCAGTAAGTACTGCTTCATCCTTAATGGAGCCGACAACATATTATAAAGAGTTAAGAAGAAAACCTAAAGAGGCCCATGAGTTTATGGAATTTGTTACAAAAAACCTTATTATTTTTGCTAAGGCTCAGATAAAGGCAGGAGCGGATATAATAGCTATTTCAGATCCCAGTGGCACAGGAGAAATATTAGGACCACAGTTATTTTTAGAATTTACAATTCCTTATTTAAATAAAATAGTGGAAGAAGTTAAGGAGGAAGTGCCAGGTGGAATTATTATTCATATATGTGGGAAATTGAGAAGTATATATGGAGAACTCAATTTACTTGAAAGTGAAGTAATAAGCTTTGATTCTATTACTAGTGTACGGGAAGTAGCGAACAATGTAGGTGAAAATAAAGCAGTTATGGGCAATGTTAGTACTTTAGCCATTGAGAGGGGTAATTTAGATAATATAAAAAAGCTAGCTAATGGTTGTATAAGAAATGGAGTAGATATATTATCACCAGCCTGTGGAATTGGAGCAAAAACTAAATTAGAAAATATAAAACTTTTAGTAGAAACGGCCAGAGAAGCAAATTCAAAAGCTGCACTTTAG
- a CDS encoding corrinoid protein yields the protein MKDLKENLLKELSESVIDMDEDKAAEVSNTFIEKKFDAYEGIANGLAIGMGEAGRLYEEEEYYIPELLMCSDAMYAGMDVLKPHIKREETEERYKAVVGVVEGDTHDIGKNLFKIMLETTGFEVYDLGRDVPPVEFIKKAREINADLIGLATLMTTTMDNMKDVISLLEEEGIREDVIVMVGGGPVSQSFADQIGADGYSPEASRAARLAKKLVRGKKYEAVKR from the coding sequence ATGAAGGATTTAAAAGAAAATCTTTTAAAGGAATTATCAGAATCTGTAATAGATATGGACGAAGATAAAGCAGCAGAAGTATCTAATACTTTTATAGAAAAGAAGTTTGATGCCTATGAAGGAATAGCAAATGGGCTAGCCATAGGAATGGGTGAAGCAGGAAGGCTTTATGAGGAGGAGGAGTATTATATTCCAGAACTTTTAATGTGTTCAGATGCAATGTATGCTGGAATGGATGTTTTAAAGCCTCATATAAAACGAGAAGAAACAGAAGAGAGGTATAAAGCGGTAGTTGGGGTAGTAGAAGGAGATACTCATGATATTGGAAAGAATTTATTTAAAATTATGTTAGAAACAACAGGATTTGAAGTTTATGATTTAGGAAGAGATGTCCCTCCCGTTGAGTTTATAAAGAAGGCAAGAGAAATAAATGCTGATTTAATAGGATTAGCAACTTTAATGACTACAACAATGGATAATATGAAGGATGTTATATCTCTATTAGAAGAAGAGGGAATAAGAGAAGATGTAATAGTAATGGTTGGAGGAGGTCCTGTTTCCCAAAGCTTTGCTGATCAAATAGGTGCGGATGGCTATTCACCAGAGGCATCTAGGGCTGCTAGATTAGCTAAGAAATTAGTAAGGGGAAAAAAATATGAGGCTGTTAAAAGATAA
- a CDS encoding ribonuclease H family protein: MKKKYYAVRKGVKTGIFDSWAECEAQVKGYSSAEYKSFSTREEAENYINGGKEGIKDNHIEKLKPKEMVAYVDGSFDQKSGYYGYGGVIFTKGRKEIFQGKGNEEGMAEMRNVAGEIKASMVAMEKALEKGMETLYIYYDYAGIEKWCTGEWKRNKIDTGKYKEYCDVIKEKLNLIFIKVEAHSGNKYNDEADRQAKEAIGLM, from the coding sequence ATGAAGAAAAAATATTATGCAGTAAGAAAAGGAGTTAAAACTGGTATATTCGATAGTTGGGCAGAATGTGAGGCCCAAGTTAAAGGCTATTCAAGTGCTGAGTATAAAAGCTTTTCAACTAGAGAAGAAGCAGAAAACTATATTAATGGAGGTAAGGAAGGTATAAAAGATAATCATATAGAAAAGTTAAAGCCCAAAGAAATGGTAGCCTATGTAGATGGAAGTTTTGATCAAAAAAGTGGATACTATGGATATGGTGGAGTAATATTTACAAAGGGTAGAAAAGAAATTTTTCAAGGCAAAGGAAATGAAGAAGGAATGGCAGAAATGAGAAATGTAGCGGGAGAAATAAAGGCATCTATGGTAGCAATGGAAAAAGCTTTGGAAAAAGGGATGGAGACTCTATACATATATTATGATTATGCTGGTATAGAAAAATGGTGTACTGGAGAATGGAAAAGAAATAAAATAGATACAGGAAAGTATAAAGAGTATTGTGATGTTATAAAGGAAAAGTTAAACTTAATTTTTATAAAAGTTGAAGCTCATAGTGGCAATAAGTATAATGATGAGGCGGATAGACAGGCAAAAGAGGCTATAGGGCTTATGTAA
- a CDS encoding phosphoglycerate dehydrogenase: MKTLVTYKYTDEQMKSLEDLGYKIIFKNEKDIRFSDEMKDVDTLVCFNPFDTLDISKFPNLKWIQLLSAGINQVPKDIVLDKNILLTNNRGGYSIPIGEWIVLKILEMLKDSRGFYDKQNRKEWKMDTSILELYGKTVAFMGTGSIASEGAKRLEPFGVENIGINTDGREVKYFHKTFSNDYMNEAIGQSDIIVITTPYTKETHHLVDEELFSNIKDGTYLVNIARGSIIDEKALIKNLETGKIKKAALDVFEVEPLPEDNPLWEMDNVIISPHNSWASEMNRNRRYKIAYENMKRYINNEELINVINLKKGY, translated from the coding sequence ATGAAAACTTTAGTAACTTATAAATATACAGACGAACAAATGAAAAGCCTAGAAGACTTAGGGTATAAAATAATCTTTAAAAATGAAAAAGATATTCGTTTCTCTGATGAAATGAAAGATGTTGATACATTAGTATGTTTCAATCCTTTTGATACCCTTGATATAAGTAAATTCCCAAACTTAAAATGGATTCAACTTTTAAGTGCTGGTATAAATCAAGTTCCAAAAGATATAGTATTGGATAAAAATATTCTTCTTACTAATAATCGTGGTGGATATAGTATTCCTATAGGCGAATGGATTGTTTTAAAAATTCTTGAAATGCTTAAAGATAGTAGAGGTTTTTATGATAAGCAAAATAGAAAGGAATGGAAAATGGATACCTCCATATTAGAACTATATGGGAAAACTGTAGCCTTTATGGGTACAGGATCAATAGCTAGTGAAGGGGCTAAAAGATTGGAACCTTTTGGTGTTGAAAATATTGGAATAAATACAGATGGTAGGGAAGTTAAGTATTTTCACAAAACCTTTAGCAATGACTATATGAATGAAGCTATAGGTCAATCTGACATAATAGTAATTACTACCCCTTATACAAAAGAAACTCACCATTTAGTAGATGAAGAACTATTTAGCAATATAAAAGATGGCACTTATTTAGTAAATATTGCCCGTGGAAGTATTATAGATGAGAAAGCCCTTATTAAAAACTTAGAAACTGGAAAAATAAAAAAGGCTGCCTTAGATGTTTTCGAGGTCGAACCTTTACCGGAAGATAATCCTTTATGGGAAATGGATAATGTTATTATATCTCCTCATAATTCTTGGGCATCAGAAATGAATCGTAATAGAAGATATAAAATAGCCTATGAAAATATGAAGAGGTATATAAATAATGAAGAATTAATTAATGTTATTAATTTGAAAAAAGGATATTAA